A section of the Anabaena cylindrica PCC 7122 genome encodes:
- a CDS encoding calcium-binding protein produces MSTFGTYTGDEQNNIFTAPNDGSSWVIYGEGGDDILTGGTGDDTINGDEGNDTITGGEGYDYLSGGEGDDLLVDIQGNVNGGGGTDTLRADYSQFDNGFGVHVGYAGYNIIFSRRDASGLLTYSNIEKFDITGTKYDDVLQGAADSDTLRGGGGNDEINGAAGYDYLFGGDGNDVLIDTEGNIDGGAGTDILVADYSQFNNGAGIDVGYSGQNAIVSSLTYNAVLNYSNIERFNITGTQYADILRGGSGDDTLNGAGGNDQIIAGAGNDIVIDTQASIDGGVGVDTLVADYSLFNNGAGIDVQQNAIFSRQTGNFLLGHVNVERFNITGTQYDDILRGGASDDILSGGAGNDILIDANGTVDGGAGIDTLVADYTAKVDGAGIHLGWNGSNNVFSRVNGQVLVNVSNIEKYNITGSQYQDVFEGRSDNDIFNGGAGNDIFYGDAGNDTLIGGTGNDTLYGGVGADSFVFNSSLEGLDVIKDFSWVQGDKIQISKVGFGVTNLNSFSYNDVTGGLFFQGTQLATLENKPAGFSINLDVQLV; encoded by the coding sequence ATGTCTACATTTGGTACATACACAGGTGACGAGCAAAATAATATCTTTACTGCACCTAATGACGGCTCATCTTGGGTGATTTATGGAGAAGGCGGCGATGATATCCTCACTGGTGGGACTGGTGACGATACCATAAACGGCGATGAAGGCAACGATACCATAACTGGTGGAGAAGGTTATGATTATCTTTCTGGTGGGGAAGGTGATGATTTATTGGTTGATATCCAAGGTAATGTCAATGGTGGTGGCGGTACTGATACTCTCAGGGCAGACTATAGCCAGTTCGACAATGGTTTTGGTGTTCATGTTGGATATGCGGGATACAACATCATCTTTAGTCGCCGTGATGCCAGTGGTTTACTGACTTACAGCAATATTGAGAAGTTTGACATCACAGGCACAAAATATGACGATGTTTTGCAAGGTGCTGCTGATAGCGACACTCTCAGAGGTGGTGGTGGTAATGATGAAATCAATGGTGCGGCTGGTTATGATTACCTCTTTGGCGGAGATGGGAATGACGTTTTAATTGACACTGAAGGCAATATTGATGGCGGTGCAGGTACTGACATTTTAGTGGCTGACTATAGCCAGTTCAATAATGGTGCTGGTATTGATGTGGGATACAGTGGACAAAATGCCATCGTCAGCAGTCTCACTTATAATGCCGTACTCAATTACAGCAATATTGAGCGATTTAACATCACAGGCACACAATATGCTGATATTCTCCGGGGTGGGTCTGGTGATGACACTCTCAATGGTGCTGGTGGTAATGATCAAATAATCGCCGGAGCAGGTAATGATATTGTGATTGATACCCAAGCTTCTATTGATGGTGGTGTTGGTGTTGATACTCTAGTTGCCGACTACAGCCTGTTCAATAATGGTGCGGGTATTGATGTGCAACAAAATGCTATTTTTAGTCGCCAAACAGGTAATTTTTTACTGGGTCATGTGAATGTTGAGCGATTTAACATTACAGGCACACAATATGATGATATTCTCCGGGGTGGTGCTAGTGATGATATCCTCAGCGGTGGTGCTGGCAATGATATTTTGATAGATGCGAATGGTACGGTTGATGGTGGTGCTGGTATTGATACTTTAGTAGCTGATTACACTGCCAAAGTGGATGGCGCTGGTATTCATTTGGGGTGGAATGGTTCAAATAATGTTTTTAGTCGTGTCAATGGTCAGGTTTTGGTTAATGTCTCTAATATAGAAAAATACAATATTACCGGTTCACAATATCAAGATGTTTTTGAGGGACGTTCAGATAATGACATCTTCAATGGTGGCGCTGGTAATGACATCTTCTATGGCGATGCTGGTAATGATACTCTAATCGGTGGGACTGGTAATGATACTCTTTACGGTGGTGTAGGTGCAGACAGCTTTGTTTTCAACTCCAGTCTAGAAGGCTTAGACGTTATCAAAGATTTCAGTTGGGTGCAAGGTGATAAGATTCAGATTTCTAAAGTTGGGTTTGGTGTTACTAACCTCAATAGTTTCAGTTATAACGATGTTACTGGGGGCTTGTTCTTCCAAGGTACTCAATTGGCCACTCTTGAGAATAAACCTGCTGGATTCTCGATTAATTTAGACGTTCAGCTTGTTTAA
- a CDS encoding calcium-binding protein, translating into MPRYTGDNNNNIFTAPNDGLSWVISGKGGDDILTGGNNDDIINGDEGNDTIYGGGGKDNINGGEGYDYIYGGDGDDILVDTQGSVDGGAGIDFLKADYSQFDNGAGIHVGWLGYNIIFSRVDGSGLLTYNNVERYEITGTKYVDILQGGDYNDNLNGEAGDDVIYGGGGNDHLNGGAGFDYLFGGDGNDNLIDIQGIVDGGAGSDTLKADYSLFNNGVGIEVGYNGENAIYSNYNINPNGLNSSIPASVLLTYSNVEKFEITGTQYNDILRGGANNDILNGGSGYNYLYSGAGNDNLINIQGFVDGGAGSDTLKADYSQFNNGVGIEVQYYGQNAIYSNDNSILPGSFLGYNASVLLTYSNVEKFDITGTQYADKLRGGANNDILDGGGGNDEISGGVGNDILNGGDGNDVLIDIDGIVDGGEGIDTLIADYSQFNNDAGVYFGVFSREGIHSLLGGEVLLDYTNIEQFHVTGTQYGDLLAGSDRNDILNGGAGNDGIGGGAGYDYLFGGDGDDTLVDIDGNVDGGAGTDTLKANYSQFNNGFGIEVGYNGENLIYSNILGSSGSTDLNPSYINASNSSSNPLYSGTSDSGSDDLSSSFTLLRYSNIEKFEITGTQYADKLRGSTGDDTLVGGFGNDILTGGSGADKFVFNSILEGLDIIKDFSWIEGDKIQISQVGFGITDLNSFSYNNATGGLLFQGNQFATLENIPAGFAVSLDVQLV; encoded by the coding sequence ATGCCTCGATATACAGGTGACAATAACAATAATATCTTTACCGCACCTAATGATGGTTTATCTTGGGTGATTTCTGGAAAAGGCGGCGATGATATCTTAACTGGTGGAAATAATGATGACATCATAAATGGCGATGAAGGTAATGATACTATCTACGGTGGTGGTGGCAAGGATAATATCAATGGTGGGGAAGGTTACGATTATATATATGGTGGAGATGGTGATGATATTTTAGTTGATACCCAAGGTAGTGTTGATGGTGGCGCTGGTATTGATTTTTTAAAGGCAGATTATAGCCAGTTTGATAATGGTGCTGGTATTCATGTGGGATGGTTGGGATACAACATTATTTTTAGTCGCGTTGATGGTAGTGGTTTACTAACTTACAACAATGTTGAAAGGTATGAAATCACAGGCACAAAATATGTAGATATTTTGCAAGGTGGCGATTATAATGACAACCTCAATGGTGAAGCTGGTGATGATGTAATCTATGGTGGAGGTGGTAATGATCATTTAAATGGTGGTGCTGGTTTTGACTATCTCTTCGGTGGGGATGGTAATGATAATTTAATTGATATTCAAGGAATTGTTGATGGTGGTGCTGGTTCTGATACTCTAAAAGCAGACTATAGCCTGTTTAATAATGGTGTTGGGATTGAAGTGGGATATAACGGAGAAAATGCTATTTATAGCAATTACAATATTAATCCCAATGGTCTAAATTCTTCTATCCCGGCTTCAGTCTTGCTTACATATAGCAATGTTGAAAAGTTTGAGATTACAGGTACACAATATAACGATATTTTGCGGGGTGGCGCTAATAATGACATTCTCAATGGTGGTAGTGGTTATAACTACCTTTATAGTGGCGCTGGTAATGATAATTTAATTAATATTCAGGGATTTGTTGATGGTGGTGCTGGTTCTGATACTCTAAAAGCAGACTACAGCCAGTTCAATAATGGTGTTGGGATTGAGGTGCAGTATTACGGTCAAAATGCCATATATAGCAATGACAACAGCATACTACCTGGTAGTTTCTTGGGTTATAATGCTTCTGTTTTACTTACATATAGCAATGTTGAAAAGTTTGATATCACTGGTACACAATATGCAGATAAACTGCGGGGTGGTGCAAACAATGACATTCTCGATGGTGGTGGTGGTAATGATGAAATTAGTGGTGGGGTTGGTAATGATATTTTAAATGGTGGTGATGGAAATGATGTTTTAATTGACATAGATGGAATTGTTGATGGTGGTGAAGGAATTGATACTCTAATTGCTGACTACAGTCAGTTTAATAATGATGCTGGTGTCTATTTTGGAGTCTTTAGTAGAGAAGGAATCCACAGTTTATTAGGGGGTGAAGTTTTACTTGATTACACTAATATTGAGCAATTTCATGTAACTGGTACGCAATATGGAGACTTGCTTGCTGGAAGCGATCGCAATGATATCCTTAATGGTGGTGCTGGTAATGATGGTATTGGTGGTGGTGCTGGTTATGATTACCTCTTTGGTGGTGACGGTGATGATACTTTAGTTGATATAGATGGAAATGTTGATGGTGGTGCTGGTACTGACACTTTAAAAGCCAACTACAGTCAATTTAATAATGGTTTTGGGATTGAAGTGGGATACAATGGAGAAAATCTAATCTATAGCAACATTCTTGGCAGTAGTGGTTCTACTGATCTCAATCCCTCATACATTAACGCTTCTAACAGTAGTAGTAATCCCTTATACTCTGGTACTTCTGACAGTGGTAGCGATGATTTATCCTCTAGTTTTACCCTGCTTAGATATAGCAATATTGAGAAGTTTGAGATTACTGGTACACAATATGCTGATAAACTGCGGGGTAGCACTGGCGATGATACTTTAGTGGGTGGATTTGGTAATGATATCCTTACAGGTGGATCTGGGGCTGATAAATTTGTCTTCAACTCTATTTTAGAAGGCTTAGACATTATCAAAGATTTTAGTTGGATAGAAGGTGACAAGATTCAGATTTCTCAAGTTGGATTTGGTATTACTGACCTCAATAGTTTCAGTTACAATAACGCTACTGGTGGCTTGTTATTCCAAGGAAATCAATTCGCTACTCTTGAGAATATACCTGCTGGTTTCGCAGTTAGTTTAGATGTTCAGCTTGTTTAA
- a CDS encoding DUF928 domain-containing protein, with amino-acid sequence MKKILWFHTLTIISAINLSIFNLPGNWQIQAQTLASTTKIKYIAPVVQEQPGEPKGRRRGGGSRGPCKQYETLTALVPVTKTENKDIVWGNSASQTPTFWFFVPDKLTPKVPVEFVIQDEADNYVYQTKFNPPETPAGVISLAVKPTVPLETGKSYRWTFSISCDPDKPSASVYVRGSMTQIALNSNLKKQLETAKTPLEKAVIFAENGIWQDALTTLGEQMQNSKPIDPEITSVWAELLKQVNLDNSASASIVPCCTTKQ; translated from the coding sequence ATGAAAAAAATACTTTGGTTTCATACTCTCACCATCATCTCTGCAATAAATTTGAGCATTTTTAATTTACCAGGAAATTGGCAAATTCAGGCTCAAACTTTAGCATCAACTACCAAAATCAAGTATATTGCACCGGTAGTACAAGAACAGCCAGGAGAACCAAAAGGACGACGTAGAGGTGGGGGCAGTCGTGGGCCATGTAAGCAATATGAAACCCTGACAGCATTAGTACCTGTAACTAAAACCGAAAATAAAGATATAGTTTGGGGAAACTCAGCATCTCAAACCCCAACATTTTGGTTTTTTGTACCTGATAAATTAACCCCCAAAGTTCCCGTAGAGTTTGTAATTCAAGACGAAGCAGATAATTATGTTTATCAAACAAAATTTAATCCTCCAGAAACACCAGCCGGCGTAATTAGCCTAGCTGTAAAACCAACAGTACCATTAGAAACAGGTAAATCTTATCGTTGGACTTTTTCCATCTCTTGTGATCCAGATAAACCTTCTGCTTCCGTTTATGTTCGAGGTTCAATGACACAAATTGCGCTCAATTCAAACTTGAAAAAACAACTAGAAACGGCTAAAACACCTTTAGAAAAAGCCGTTATTTTTGCTGAAAATGGTATTTGGCAAGATGCATTAACGACTTTAGGTGAACAAATGCAAAACAGTAAACCTATAGATCCAGAAATTACATCTGTTTGGGCTGAGTTGCTTAAACAAGTTAATTTAGATAATTCTGCGTCTGCTTCTATTGTTCCTTGTTGCACAACCAAACAATAG
- a CDS encoding CHAT domain-containing protein, translating into MAKKQQRFWRNVIAFLLCVLTGISLTLILEFRTVTAATVPPFSPSSPTVQAQELSNLIQQGRELYQTERYTEAVNIWQLALKAEKNQNNLSSQAMVLNYLSLAYQKLGQWQQAKKAITSSFQILGNFKQTTPQTELILAQTFNTQGSLELSQGQAEQALNTWQQATNIYTETGYIQGRIGSLINQAQAQQALGLYLQARKTLIDVEKTLENQPDRQLKTTGLRSLGNVLRLLGAFDDSRKILQQSLQLLQSADNLDKLEKSSTLLSLGNTAYAQGDKESALKYYAQAATTEPKNITEIQAQINQIYILIKTEKLVDVRNTWLQLQLNLAKLSPSRSTIYAHINLAKSLGKLGNQKNESAKLLVTALQQAKSINDQKAQSYALGYLGGLYEQTQQWSNAQELTEQALQLAQAINASEVSYQWQWQLGRILKAQGSIKAATDAYQVAFTTLKSLRSDLVAVNTDIQFSFRETVEPVYREYVELLLNAETNKEPSQEQLKQARKVIESLQLAELDNFFRSACLEGQIVPIEQIQQSQAAVIYPIILKDKLEVILSLPQQGLHHYTAQVSQIELEEVVEKLRFNLEKPYTTPEGKLLSLKVYDWLIRPVQTELAQSQVKTLVFILDGALRNIPMAALYDGKQYLLEKYSVALTPGLELLGPRPLRQSRLKTLVAGLTEARHGFSSLPNVNEELKAVESEVPSEVLLNKTFTSTALRQQIDSLPFSVVHLATHGQFSSNADETFVLAWDKPMKVNELKDLLRSREKTRPEPIELLVLSACETAEGDKRAALGLAGIAIQAGARSTLASLWSLDDESGALLIRQFYKELATKQVTKAEALRLAQLSLLKDPDYRHPVHWASYVLLGNWL; encoded by the coding sequence ATGGCAAAAAAACAGCAGAGATTTTGGCGTAACGTTATAGCTTTTCTGCTTTGTGTACTAACAGGAATAAGTCTAACGCTAATACTCGAATTTAGAACAGTTACAGCCGCAACTGTTCCACCTTTTTCTCCTAGTTCTCCAACTGTACAAGCACAGGAACTTTCAAATTTAATTCAACAAGGTAGAGAACTATATCAAACAGAAAGATATACTGAAGCTGTCAATATTTGGCAATTAGCACTTAAAGCAGAAAAGAACCAAAATAATTTATCATCTCAAGCAATGGTGCTAAATTATCTTTCCTTAGCTTATCAAAAATTGGGACAGTGGCAGCAAGCAAAAAAAGCAATTACTTCTAGTTTTCAGATCCTAGGAAATTTCAAACAAACAACTCCACAAACAGAACTAATTCTAGCTCAAACTTTCAACACTCAAGGAAGTTTAGAATTATCTCAAGGTCAAGCAGAACAAGCTTTAAATACTTGGCAGCAAGCAACCAACATTTACACTGAAACTGGCTACATACAGGGCAGAATTGGTAGTTTAATCAATCAGGCACAAGCCCAACAAGCTTTAGGTCTTTACCTCCAAGCACGTAAAACGCTCATAGATGTCGAAAAAACACTAGAAAATCAGCCAGATAGACAATTAAAAACTACAGGTTTGCGTAGTTTGGGTAATGTTCTCAGATTATTAGGTGCTTTTGATGATTCTCGGAAAATATTACAACAAAGTTTACAATTATTACAAAGTGCAGATAATCTAGATAAACTAGAAAAAAGCTCCACATTACTCAGTTTAGGTAACACAGCTTATGCCCAAGGAGATAAAGAATCTGCATTAAAATACTACGCACAAGCTGCCACAACCGAGCCTAAAAATATCACGGAAATTCAAGCACAAATTAATCAAATATATATATTAATAAAAACTGAAAAATTAGTAGATGTAAGAAATACCTGGTTACAGTTACAGCTAAATTTAGCTAAATTATCTCCTAGTCGTTCCACAATTTACGCTCATATTAATCTAGCGAAAAGTTTGGGAAAATTGGGAAATCAAAAAAACGAATCTGCCAAATTATTAGTAACAGCACTGCAACAAGCTAAAAGTATCAATGACCAAAAAGCCCAATCTTATGCTTTAGGTTATTTAGGTGGATTATATGAACAAACTCAGCAATGGTCAAATGCTCAAGAATTAACCGAACAAGCTTTACAACTAGCACAAGCCATTAATGCGTCAGAAGTTTCTTATCAATGGCAATGGCAATTAGGAAGAATTTTAAAAGCTCAAGGGTCAATTAAAGCAGCAACAGATGCTTATCAAGTCGCCTTCACAACATTAAAATCTTTGCGGAGTGATTTAGTTGCAGTTAACACTGATATTCAATTTTCTTTTAGAGAAACGGTAGAACCTGTATATCGTGAATATGTAGAATTACTTTTAAATGCAGAAACAAATAAAGAACCCAGTCAAGAGCAGCTAAAACAAGCCCGGAAAGTTATTGAATCATTACAATTAGCAGAACTTGATAACTTTTTTCGTTCCGCTTGTCTAGAAGGACAAATAGTACCAATTGAACAAATTCAACAATCACAAGCAGCAGTAATTTATCCAATTATTCTCAAAGATAAACTAGAAGTAATTCTGAGTTTACCACAGCAAGGATTACATCACTACACTGCTCAAGTTTCTCAAATTGAACTTGAAGAAGTTGTTGAAAAACTCAGATTTAATTTAGAAAAACCTTATACAACTCCCGAAGGAAAATTATTATCTCTAAAAGTCTATGATTGGTTAATTCGCCCCGTACAAACAGAACTTGCTCAAAGTCAGGTAAAAACATTGGTTTTTATTTTAGATGGTGCTTTGCGAAATATCCCAATGGCTGCTTTATATGATGGCAAACAATATTTATTAGAAAAATACAGTGTGGCACTCACGCCCGGTTTAGAATTATTGGGTCCTCGTCCTTTACGGCAAAGTAGGCTGAAAACTTTGGTAGCTGGACTGACAGAAGCCCGACATGGATTTAGTTCTTTACCTAATGTCAATGAAGAATTAAAAGCAGTTGAATCAGAAGTACCTAGTGAAGTTCTCTTGAATAAGACATTTACGAGTACAGCATTACGTCAACAAATTGACTCTCTCCCCTTTTCTGTGGTGCATTTAGCAACTCATGGTCAATTTAGTTCCAATGCTGATGAAACCTTCGTATTGGCTTGGGATAAACCCATGAAAGTGAATGAATTAAAAGATTTACTTCGCAGTCGAGAAAAAACTAGACCTGAACCTATTGAGTTACTGGTTTTAAGTGCTTGCGAAACTGCGGAGGGAGACAAACGAGCCGCTTTAGGACTGGCTGGGATAGCAATTCAAGCCGGCGCACGCAGTACCTTAGCTTCTCTTTGGAGTCTAGATGATGAATCTGGGGCGCTGCTCATTCGTCAATTTTATAAAGAACTCGCAACTAAGCAAGTGACAAAGGCAGAAGCACTGCGACTAGCTCAACTTTCACTATTAAAAGACCCAGATTATCGACATCCTGTGCATTGGGCATCTTATGTACTGCTGGGAAATTGGCTGTAG
- a CDS encoding CHASE2 domain-containing protein, whose amino-acid sequence MSKLIVLNLGKGNLHQGFSTVIAQLWQTDVLNPMQFTGGLPAAPQLEYLYQRWQKLYTALYASLGWRNRNISEFEIEEEDVTNISQAEFESICQEFQKTLNTWLNSLAFLNIDRKLRTQLLPTDEIRCVITAECDQVLKLPWCLWHFFNDYPLAEIALSPPEYSRAIKNNSRKTNGKVRILAILGDSHHIDVEKDQNLLQQLPNAELKFLVEPNRCQLTEQLWASGWDILFFAGHSSSQGKGKMVLNPQETLTIDQLKYGLQKAIAQGLQLAIFNSCDGLGIAEDLADLHLPQVIVMREPVPDRVAQEFLKHFLTAFSSQGQTLYTAVREARERLQSLENDFPCATWLPVICQNPAEISPTWQDLCGQQLGLKFSRPNLRQLPIVFIGSSMVTLSIVLIRLIGGLQALELAAFDQLMRSRPQEQPDPRLLVVTVTDQDIQAQGQEPRQGSLSDKYLNLLLTKLEQYQPAVIGLDIYRDFPVSVNQPELAKRMQKSDRFFAICKRADPEYDPTGISPPPEIPEARLGFSDFVQDEDSILRRHLMAMTPNPISSTCTPAYAFSTRLAFLYLQSRGITAKFTPDWNLQLGNKTFGRLHKRSGGYHSIDAQGSQILLNYRFSPSVQAIAPQVTMSQVLNGQINPNALKNRIILIGVTSNSSSDYWSTPYSKSPLEVVPGIFIQAQMVSQMISAALDNRPLLWVWTQWSEIGWIWYWSFTGGLLAWYVRKITYLIIVLAIAIITLFGLCLIILIQGGWIPLVPPIISLLVSSIQITYIKTKIASDR is encoded by the coding sequence ATGAGTAAATTGATCGTCCTAAATTTAGGAAAAGGAAACTTACACCAAGGGTTTTCCACGGTCATAGCTCAACTTTGGCAAACGGATGTTCTTAATCCCATGCAATTTACAGGTGGATTACCTGCTGCACCACAATTAGAGTATCTTTATCAACGTTGGCAAAAATTGTATACAGCTTTATATGCCAGTTTAGGATGGCGTAATCGCAATATTTCTGAATTTGAAATTGAAGAAGAAGACGTTACCAATATTTCTCAAGCTGAGTTTGAAAGTATTTGCCAAGAATTCCAGAAAACTCTGAATACATGGCTGAATAGTTTAGCATTTCTAAATATTGACCGCAAACTACGTACCCAACTTTTACCTACAGATGAAATTCGCTGCGTTATTACGGCTGAATGTGATCAGGTTTTAAAATTACCTTGGTGTTTATGGCATTTTTTTAATGATTACCCATTAGCAGAAATAGCCCTCAGTCCTCCTGAATATAGCCGTGCAATTAAAAATAATTCCCGCAAGACTAATGGTAAGGTGAGAATTTTAGCGATTTTGGGAGATAGCCATCACATTGATGTGGAGAAAGACCAAAATTTACTTCAGCAATTACCTAATGCTGAACTTAAGTTTTTAGTTGAACCCAACCGTTGCCAACTTACAGAACAATTATGGGCATCTGGTTGGGATATTCTCTTTTTTGCGGGGCATAGTTCCAGCCAAGGAAAAGGGAAAATGGTATTGAATCCCCAGGAAACTTTGACTATTGATCAATTAAAGTATGGTTTGCAAAAAGCGATCGCACAAGGTTTGCAGTTAGCAATTTTTAACTCTTGTGATGGTTTGGGAATCGCAGAAGATTTAGCTGATTTGCATTTACCGCAAGTAATTGTCATGCGGGAACCTGTCCCAGACCGGGTTGCACAGGAATTTCTCAAGCATTTCCTCACTGCTTTTTCTTCGCAAGGACAAACTTTGTATACAGCAGTTAGGGAAGCTAGGGAGAGGTTACAGTCTCTAGAAAATGATTTCCCCTGCGCTACTTGGCTGCCTGTTATTTGCCAAAATCCCGCCGAAATATCCCCAACTTGGCAGGATTTGTGTGGTCAGCAATTGGGTTTAAAATTTTCACGTCCCAATTTACGCCAGTTACCAATTGTTTTTATTGGTAGTTCAATGGTTACTTTATCTATCGTATTAATACGACTCATAGGGGGACTGCAAGCCCTAGAATTGGCAGCATTTGACCAATTAATGCGATCGCGCCCCCAAGAACAACCAGACCCCCGTTTGTTGGTTGTAACTGTCACTGACCAAGATATTCAAGCACAGGGACAAGAACCTAGACAAGGTTCACTTTCAGATAAATATCTCAACTTATTACTAACTAAACTCGAACAATATCAACCAGCGGTCATCGGTTTAGATATATACCGGGATTTTCCTGTGAGTGTGAACCAACCAGAACTAGCCAAACGGATGCAAAAAAGCGATCGCTTTTTTGCTATTTGTAAACGTGCTGATCCAGAATATGACCCCACAGGCATTTCACCCCCACCAGAAATCCCAGAAGCAAGGTTAGGTTTTAGCGATTTTGTCCAAGACGAGGATAGTATACTGCGCCGTCATTTGATGGCCATGACCCCAAATCCCATCTCATCAACTTGCACACCAGCTTATGCCTTTAGCACTCGGTTAGCATTTTTATATCTGCAATCACGAGGAATTACCGCCAAATTTACACCAGATTGGAATTTACAACTAGGGAATAAAACCTTCGGACGTTTGCACAAAAGAAGTGGTGGTTATCACTCGATAGATGCCCAAGGTAGCCAGATTTTGCTAAATTATCGTTTTTCACCCTCTGTGCAAGCAATCGCCCCACAAGTTACCATGAGCCAAGTCCTAAACGGGCAAATTAACCCCAATGCCCTCAAAAATAGAATTATTCTGATCGGTGTCACCAGTAATAGCAGTAGTGATTATTGGTCTACACCCTATAGTAAAAGCCCTTTAGAAGTTGTACCAGGCATATTCATTCAAGCACAGATGGTGAGCCAAATGATCAGTGCTGCTTTAGACAACCGCCCCTTATTATGGGTTTGGACGCAATGGAGTGAAATCGGCTGGATTTGGTATTGGTCTTTCACAGGAGGATTACTAGCTTGGTATGTTAGAAAAATCACTTATTTAATTATTGTCTTAGCGATCGCAATAATCACACTATTTGGACTCTGCTTAATCATACTCATTCAAGGAGGTTGGATACCCTTAGTACCACCAATAATTTCTTTACTAGTTTCCAGTATTCAAATTACCTATATCAAAACAAAAATAGCAAGTGACAGGTAA